In one window of Pirellulales bacterium DNA:
- a CDS encoding sugar phosphate isomerase/epimerase family protein, with protein sequence MARLSMNEMTTYRWSFEEDVAHYAAAGIPAVGVWRQKLSDYGEDKGIELLVESGLAVSSLLWAGGFTGSDGRTFRESLDDAAEAVRLAAQMHAGCVVVYSGSRAGHTHNHAKRLVRDALRELCAQAASANVILAIEPMHAGCAAEWTFLTDINATLELIEAVGHPALRLVFDTYHFGYDDVVRAGIERLAPHIAIVHLGDSRQPPQREQNRARLGEGNIRLAEIIEGLGRGGYDGDYEIELMGEEIENSCYKELLDQSKDAFAKLLVG encoded by the coding sequence ATGGCACGCTTGTCCATGAACGAAATGACGACCTATCGTTGGTCGTTTGAAGAAGACGTGGCTCACTATGCGGCGGCGGGCATCCCGGCCGTGGGCGTGTGGCGCCAAAAACTCTCGGATTACGGCGAGGACAAGGGGATCGAGTTGCTCGTCGAGAGCGGCCTCGCCGTTTCGAGCCTGCTCTGGGCCGGCGGATTCACGGGGAGTGACGGTCGGACTTTCCGCGAAAGCCTCGACGATGCAGCCGAAGCGGTCCGGTTGGCAGCCCAAATGCACGCCGGCTGCGTGGTGGTCTACAGCGGCTCACGCGCTGGCCATACGCACAATCATGCCAAGCGCCTGGTGCGCGACGCCTTGCGCGAGCTTTGCGCACAAGCCGCCAGTGCCAATGTCATCCTGGCCATCGAACCGATGCACGCCGGTTGTGCCGCCGAATGGACTTTCTTGACAGACATTAACGCCACACTGGAATTGATCGAGGCCGTCGGCCACCCGGCCCTGAGATTGGTTTTCGACACCTACCATTTCGGCTACGACGACGTCGTACGAGCCGGTATTGAACGGCTGGCCCCGCACATTGCCATCGTTCACCTCGGCGACAGTCGCCAACCGCCGCAGCGTGAGCAGAATCGGGCACGCCTGGGCGAAGGCAATATCCGCCTTGCCGAAATCATCGAAGGTCTGGGCCGCGGCGGCTACGACGGTGACTACGAGATCGAGCTAATGGGGGAGGAAATCGAGAATTCCTGCTACAAAGAACTGCTCGACCAGTCTAAAGATGCTTTCGCAAAGTTGTTGGTCGGGTAG